In the genome of Desulfomonilaceae bacterium, the window AAACTCGAAAACGTCCTTGGGATTCTCAACAGCGAACTTGCTGAGGCTGCCGATTACGTCAAATTCCTCTTGCCTCAGCCCATTACAGAGGGACCAGTGATGACAGACTGGCGTTTTGTGCCTTCAACGACCCTTGGGGGAGATTCGTTAGGATACCACTGGCTCGATGAAGATTCGTTAGCGATTTACCTGATTGACGTATGCGGACATGGTGTGGGAGCAGCGCTCCATTCAGTGTCTGTGCTCAATGTTCTCCGTTCCAGGAACTTGCCGAATGTTGATTTTAGGAGACCCGAACAGATTCTAGCGAGCCTCAATGCCGTTTTTCCCATGGCTGACCACAGGGACATGTATTTTACCATGTGGTACGGCGTGTACAAACCCTCTTCTCGCCTTTTGACCTATGCCAGCGCAGGCCATCCACCGGCCCTGTTGATACAGGACACAACCGGGAACGGCTCGGAGATTAGAGAACTGAGAACGCCGAACCTGTTCCTGGGCGCCATGGAGGGCATTGATTTCGAATATGACGAGGTTGAAATCAAACCTGGGGCTAGACTTTATGTCTTTAGCGATGGCGTATATGAAATCATGGATGAAAACGGTCCTTGTTGGGATTTTGAGGGCTTGAAGGCCTACCTGAAAGATTCAGGCGCCGGAGGTAAATCGATTATGGACGATCTATTGGCGGCCGTAAGGCAAATCGCAGGCTCGGAAACTCTTGAAGATGATGTCTCTATCCTGGAGATAAGGATACCCTGAAGAAACGGGTACCATAGCTTTACCGATCAGATCTTCTCCAGAGCATGGTTACATATAGATTGAATCGTTCGGTCCCTCAGGGCAGAAGCTCCTCAATCTTCCTGAGCGGACGCGTACCATAAGGAGGTATTTAGATGCTGGAGGGTGAGAAAAAACCCAAGGTGCTTATTGTGGATGATACCCCGGATAACATTCAGATCCTCATGGGCACATTGAAAGATCAGTACGCTATTGTGGCGGCCATCAATGGGGAGAAAGCCCTCAAAATGGCTGTGGCGGAACCGAGGCCGGATCTCATTCTCCTGGATATTATGATGCCCGGGATGGACGGGTTCGAAGTGTGCAACCGGTTAAAATCTGATCCGGAGACTCGGGACATCCCGGTCATTTTTCTCTCTGCCCTTGATGATACCGCCAATAAGGTAAAGGGGTTCACGACAGGGGCTGTGGACTACATCTCCAAGCCTTTTCAACCTCAAGAAGTTCATGTGAGGGTCAATACTCATTTGACCATGAGCCGTTTAAAAAGGAGTCTCGCAGAAAAAAACGAGGAATTACGGGTGTACAGCGAAGGGCTGGAAGAAAGAGTGAAGCAACGAACGGCAGAGTTAGCGTCCTTGAACAACATCTATGAGCGCTTCGTTCCCAGAGAGTTCATCGATTTGCTACAGAAGAACAGTATTCTCGAAATCAATTTGGGTGACCAGGTGAGCCGGAACATGACCGTTA includes:
- a CDS encoding SpoIIE family protein phosphatase codes for the protein MVEGGRKPKVLIVDDTPENIQVLMETLKDQYTIVAAINGEKALKMAVAEPRPDLILLDIMMPGMDGYEVCRRLKGDEQTQHIPIIFVTAKTEVEDETLGFELGAMDYISKPFRIPVVKARVKAHLELKILRDLEEFQRAKLENVLGILNSELAEAADYVKFLLPQPITEGPVMTDWRFVPSTTLGGDSLGYHWLDEDSLAIYLIDVCGHGVGAALHSVSVLNVLRSRNLPNVDFRRPEQILASLNAVFPMADHRDMYFTMWYGVYKPSSRLLTYASAGHPPALLIQDTTGNGSEIRELRTPNLFLGAMEGIDFEYDEVEIKPGARLYVFSDGVYEIMDENGPCWDFEGLKAYLKDSGAGGKSIMDDLLAAVRQIAGSETLEDDVSILEIRIP